A genomic region of Salinibacter pepae contains the following coding sequences:
- a CDS encoding phosphoribosylaminoimidazole carboxylase codes for MSDPDHSALRLHPASGALILGLDWLLFSENAVTLGLSTPFVAIIGLVVAGLGTGIVQRRYGGDGMGIAVVKGLLAGLTVGIPLPVAGTAVGGGILALSGLNTSWRSPSEGPPPSSSRDGDS; via the coding sequence ATGTCGGACCCCGATCACTCTGCACTCCGTCTCCACCCCGCCAGCGGGGCGCTCATCCTGGGGCTCGACTGGCTCCTGTTTTCGGAGAACGCGGTTACGCTCGGGCTCTCGACGCCTTTCGTTGCGATCATTGGGCTCGTCGTGGCGGGCCTCGGCACCGGCATTGTTCAGCGCCGCTACGGGGGGGACGGGATGGGCATCGCTGTTGTGAAGGGCCTCCTGGCCGGACTCACGGTGGGCATTCCCCTTCCGGTGGCCGGCACGGCCGTAGGCGGCGGCATACTCGCCCTCAGCGGGCTCAACACGAGCTGGCGCTCCCCATCGGAGGGGCCGCCCCCGTCCTCGTCCCGCGACGGCGACTCCTAA
- a CDS encoding PAS domain-containing protein has translation MVRMVLTVFSLLRPDDEALSSDEGDRIQLYRLMSLLGAFLITSLSILYRLSGLELASPRWAYLGLSGLFGGLFLLSYVSRWIRRHYVPLMWGIMYLQMIWVVAVATANEFRSEYGLALLLVYASIGVVIELGAQSLRPVLWFFGFGGLVTAGGLFLTPAPKLQPPVVLAIMAVVVLTVSISLRGRMTIRRQRDLLDRLVETSPGAIVRLDQEGTFVQANGRVAEVLRSSEDDICGRTYAELEWTLTPFGTDTMPEEAVPFDRVLETGASVRDAELSVRWPDGTQRVLSVSGAPLQAEGKGPGAVFHLRDITDRVRREQTLRRVKGRYQTLVDNFPDGGVFLFDEALRFRLAGGQRLESAGLPPSNVEGKTPHDLFPDEIAREHVTYFRRALDGEKHVYEQEYRGQHYRVQTLPIRGKTGDVISGLAVSQDITERKERERRLRQSETLFQNAQDALFLLDVEGEADGRTFRYRRVNPVYEEQFGYAEAEVRGRSPREVFGGDARRLMMEKCRRCVQHREARLYEETISLEGRDTYWKTRIAPVVVEGRVRQIVGITRDVTAQHRRQEALERQNDLFDRAQEIASVGAWEYDARTDASNWTKKAYEILGYPPDADPNPRRAVGYYHPEDQRRVRTALRDALQEGRPSDLEVRVAAGDEVRWARIRGEPQWEGGEVVRIRGTIQDITERKERERALREAKQEAEEASQLKSSLLANMSHEIRTPLTSIIGFAEATNAEAKELDLPDDSPLPKYAELIEQSGRRLLETLEGVLNLSKLEAGEMELEARPVDLVGEAEAVAKELRPRAEEKGVSLQLETEAAWAEADEGGVQILARNLLSNAVKYTETGGRVWIRTYREEETVGFEVEDTGIGMDPETAEGLFEPFRQASEGFSREYQGTGIGLAVTKETTKQMEGSIDVETEKGEGTRITVWLPRAHDDE, from the coding sequence ATGGTTCGCATGGTCCTGACCGTTTTCTCGCTGCTCCGTCCCGACGACGAAGCGCTCTCGTCCGATGAGGGGGACCGCATCCAGCTCTATCGCCTGATGAGCCTCCTCGGGGCGTTCTTGATTACGTCCCTCAGCATCCTCTATCGGCTGTCCGGCCTTGAGTTGGCGAGCCCCAGGTGGGCGTACCTGGGCCTGTCGGGCCTATTCGGGGGCCTCTTCCTGCTGTCCTACGTCTCCAGGTGGATCCGGCGTCACTACGTGCCGCTGATGTGGGGGATTATGTATCTCCAGATGATCTGGGTTGTGGCCGTCGCTACGGCAAATGAGTTCAGAAGTGAGTACGGGCTCGCTCTATTGCTCGTATACGCGTCCATCGGGGTGGTCATCGAACTCGGCGCCCAGTCATTGCGGCCCGTCCTTTGGTTCTTTGGGTTCGGGGGCCTGGTGACGGCTGGGGGGCTGTTCTTGACCCCTGCCCCGAAACTGCAGCCCCCCGTCGTGCTCGCGATCATGGCCGTCGTGGTACTCACGGTCAGTATTTCCCTCCGCGGCCGGATGACGATTCGACGGCAGCGCGATTTGCTCGACCGCCTTGTCGAAACCAGCCCCGGGGCGATCGTTCGCCTCGATCAGGAGGGCACCTTTGTCCAGGCGAACGGGCGGGTGGCGGAGGTGCTCAGGAGCAGTGAAGACGACATCTGCGGTCGAACGTACGCGGAACTGGAATGGACCCTGACGCCATTCGGGACGGACACCATGCCGGAGGAGGCGGTTCCTTTCGACCGCGTGTTGGAAACGGGCGCGTCGGTGCGTGACGCGGAACTCTCGGTCCGGTGGCCGGACGGGACCCAACGGGTGCTTTCGGTGAGCGGGGCGCCCCTCCAGGCGGAGGGAAAAGGCCCAGGGGCTGTGTTTCACCTGCGCGACATCACGGACCGGGTGCGGCGGGAGCAGACGCTCCGGAGGGTAAAGGGCCGCTACCAGACGCTGGTTGATAACTTCCCGGACGGAGGGGTCTTTCTGTTCGACGAGGCCCTGCGGTTCCGGCTTGCGGGGGGGCAGCGGCTGGAGAGCGCCGGACTCCCCCCGTCGAACGTGGAGGGCAAGACCCCGCACGATTTGTTTCCGGACGAGATTGCGCGAGAACACGTTACGTATTTTCGCCGTGCCCTGGACGGGGAAAAGCACGTCTACGAACAGGAATACCGGGGGCAGCACTACCGTGTGCAGACGCTTCCAATCCGGGGGAAGACAGGCGACGTCATCTCCGGGCTCGCGGTGTCTCAAGACATCACCGAGCGGAAGGAGCGAGAACGGCGCCTTCGACAGTCCGAGACGCTCTTCCAAAACGCCCAGGATGCCCTTTTCCTCCTTGATGTGGAGGGCGAGGCGGACGGGCGGACGTTCCGGTACCGGCGTGTCAATCCCGTCTACGAGGAGCAGTTCGGGTATGCCGAGGCGGAGGTCCGGGGACGCTCCCCACGAGAGGTGTTTGGGGGCGACGCACGGCGGCTGATGATGGAGAAGTGCCGGCGGTGCGTGCAACACCGAGAGGCCCGTCTGTACGAGGAGACCATCTCGTTGGAGGGGAGGGACACGTACTGGAAAACCCGCATCGCCCCCGTCGTCGTGGAGGGGCGTGTGCGCCAGATCGTAGGCATCACCCGGGACGTGACCGCACAACATCGGCGCCAGGAGGCCCTGGAGCGACAGAACGACCTCTTCGACCGTGCGCAGGAGATTGCCAGCGTTGGGGCCTGGGAGTACGACGCCAGGACCGACGCCAGCAACTGGACAAAGAAGGCATACGAGATTCTCGGCTACCCGCCTGACGCCGACCCGAATCCGAGAAGGGCGGTGGGGTACTACCACCCGGAGGACCAGCGCCGGGTGCGGACGGCGCTGCGGGACGCCCTTCAGGAGGGAAGGCCCTCCGACCTGGAGGTGCGCGTCGCGGCCGGCGACGAGGTTCGGTGGGCACGCATCCGGGGCGAGCCCCAGTGGGAGGGCGGCGAGGTGGTGCGGATTCGGGGGACGATCCAAGACATCACGGAACGGAAGGAGCGTGAGCGCGCCCTCCGTGAGGCGAAGCAGGAGGCGGAGGAGGCCAGTCAGCTCAAATCTTCTCTGCTCGCGAACATGAGCCACGAGATCCGCACGCCGCTCACCTCGATCATCGGGTTTGCGGAAGCGACCAATGCCGAAGCGAAGGAGCTCGACCTGCCGGACGACAGTCCGCTGCCGAAGTACGCCGAACTGATCGAGCAGAGTGGGCGGCGCCTGCTCGAGACGCTGGAGGGGGTGCTGAACCTGTCGAAGCTGGAAGCCGGCGAGATGGAGCTGGAGGCCCGTCCGGTCGATTTGGTAGGGGAGGCGGAGGCCGTCGCCAAAGAGCTTCGGCCGCGGGCCGAGGAGAAGGGGGTGTCTCTCCAGCTGGAGACGGAGGCGGCATGGGCCGAGGCCGACGAGGGCGGCGTTCAAATCCTTGCACGGAACCTACTTTCCAACGCCGTCAAATATACGGAGACGGGCGGGCGTGTGTGGATCCGAACGTACCGCGAGGAGGAGACCGTTGGCTTCGAGGTCGAAGACACGGGAATTGGCATGGACCCCGAAACCGCCGAGGGCCTTTTTGAGCCGTTCCGGCAGGCCTCCGAGGGGTTTTCGCGCGAGTATCAGGGCACGGGCATCGGGCTCGCGGTAACGAAGGAGACCACGAAGCAGATGGAGGGGAGCATTGACGTGGAGACTGAGAAGGGAGAGGGAACACGGATCACGGTCTGGCTCCCCAGGGCCCACGACGATGAGTGA
- a CDS encoding rod shape-determining protein: MFFNLSQDVAIDLGTANTLVYIRGEGIVLNEPSIVVVDSDTNEVREIGHEALQMHERTHQDIETIWPLRDGVIADFKVAEEMIQGLLRKVKNNWLTSIRSMVVCVPSGITEVEKRAVRDSAEHAGARKVNLVSEPMAAAIGIGLDIQEAVGNMVVDIGGGTTEIAVIALSGIVLDESLRVGGAELDKAIVQYFKRNHNLLIGSRTAERIKCEVGSAIELDTELDLSVKGRDLVSGIPKVRTISSVNVREALHDNLEQISAAVLRTLERTPPELGADVLERGIMMTGGGALLEGIDQMLRDRVELPVYVAEDPLKAVVRGTGEVLENLENYERVLT; encoded by the coding sequence ATGTTTTTCAACCTCTCTCAGGACGTCGCCATTGACCTCGGGACGGCGAACACCCTCGTGTACATCCGCGGCGAGGGCATCGTCCTCAACGAGCCGAGCATCGTCGTGGTCGATTCCGACACGAACGAAGTGCGGGAGATTGGCCACGAGGCCCTCCAGATGCACGAGCGCACCCACCAGGACATCGAGACGATCTGGCCGCTGCGGGACGGCGTCATCGCCGATTTCAAGGTCGCCGAGGAGATGATCCAGGGCCTGCTCCGGAAGGTCAAGAACAACTGGCTCACCTCCATCCGGAGCATGGTCGTGTGCGTCCCGAGCGGCATCACGGAGGTGGAAAAGCGCGCCGTGCGGGACTCCGCCGAGCACGCCGGGGCCCGGAAGGTCAACCTCGTGTCCGAACCGATGGCGGCGGCCATCGGCATTGGGCTCGACATCCAGGAGGCCGTGGGCAACATGGTCGTGGACATTGGCGGCGGGACGACCGAAATTGCCGTGATTGCCCTCTCCGGCATCGTGCTGGACGAGTCGCTCCGGGTCGGGGGGGCTGAGCTCGACAAGGCAATCGTGCAGTATTTCAAGCGCAATCACAATCTGCTCATCGGCTCCCGGACTGCCGAGCGCATCAAGTGTGAGGTGGGCAGCGCAATCGAGCTCGACACGGAGCTGGACCTGTCCGTAAAGGGACGCGACCTTGTGAGCGGGATTCCCAAGGTGCGTACGATCTCGTCGGTCAATGTGCGCGAGGCCCTCCACGACAACCTCGAACAGATCAGCGCCGCCGTCCTGCGCACGCTCGAGCGCACCCCCCCGGAGCTGGGGGCGGACGTGCTGGAGCGGGGCATCATGATGACCGGGGGCGGGGCCCTCCTCGAGGGCATCGACCAAATGCTCCGCGACCGCGTGGAGCTCCCGGTGTACGTGGCCGAGGACCCCCTGAAGGCCGTCGTGCGCGGTACCGGCGAGGTCCTGGAGAACCTGGAAAACTACGAGCGCGTCCTTACCTGA
- the mreC gene encoding rod shape-determining protein MreC, with protein MASQTRPTDWLLLGATLLVAATLMLTQNQPLVRSLRAQALGWTAQVESTFAWMGRYLRVLERNDELRRENIQLSSQVARTRDMRQRNDELRRLLGLTDTTDARLRPARIVTKDIFQKDNFLILDVGTADSVAEGMPVVHERGIVGTVVLTNEHYARVMPFLNTDFRVPGTVLPLRAEGIVRWDGERLDRLQLDHVVETEPVEAGQRVVTSGHSNVFPPGRRIGTIDSVAAPAGRSELDIFLRPAVPLYEISHAVVIVREPAPAQQALEEPPSR; from the coding sequence ATGGCGTCTCAGACCCGCCCCACCGATTGGCTTCTTCTGGGCGCCACTCTCTTGGTGGCGGCGACCCTGATGCTGACCCAAAACCAGCCACTGGTGCGCTCCCTGCGGGCCCAGGCCCTGGGGTGGACCGCCCAGGTCGAAAGCACCTTCGCGTGGATGGGCCGCTACCTCCGCGTCCTCGAACGCAACGACGAGCTGCGGCGCGAAAACATTCAGCTCTCCAGCCAGGTCGCCCGCACCCGCGACATGCGCCAGCGCAACGACGAGCTGCGGCGCCTGCTCGGCCTCACGGACACGACCGACGCCCGCCTCCGTCCGGCCCGCATCGTCACAAAAGACATTTTCCAGAAGGACAACTTCCTCATCCTCGATGTCGGCACCGCCGACAGCGTGGCGGAGGGGATGCCGGTCGTGCATGAACGGGGCATTGTCGGCACCGTCGTCCTGACCAACGAGCACTACGCCCGGGTCATGCCCTTCCTCAACACGGACTTCCGGGTGCCGGGCACGGTCCTCCCGCTCCGGGCCGAAGGCATTGTCCGCTGGGACGGCGAGCGCCTCGACCGGCTCCAGCTCGACCACGTCGTGGAAACCGAACCCGTGGAGGCGGGCCAGCGCGTGGTGACCAGTGGCCACAGCAATGTCTTCCCCCCGGGGCGCCGCATTGGGACCATCGACTCCGTGGCCGCCCCCGCCGGACGAAGCGAGCTCGACATTTTCCTCCGGCCCGCCGTTCCGCTCTACGAGATTAGCCACGCGGTCGTTATTGTGCGGGAGCCCGCCCCGGCGCAACAGGCCCTCGAAGAACCGCCCTCCCGGTAG
- the hslU gene encoding ATP-dependent protease ATPase subunit HslU, with protein sequence MPDVTQHVEDLTPRQIVDELDKYIIGQEDAKKNVAIALRNRWRRQNAPKDMRDEIVPNNIIMIGPTGVGKTEIARRLARLARAPFIKVEASKFTEVGYVGRDVDSMIRDLTDIAVNMVEKEHREEVQDRARKLAEERILDILIPPDDDTQSRAGDGASDEPGVTVSDTDEAESEGEQTSLRARTREKFRDKLERGDLDDREIEIEVTSDSQSMMQMFGPMGMEEMGVNLEELFGNLGGGQKRKTRRVTVEEAREILTQEEAQKLIDMDQVKEDALERVQQAGIVFVDEIDKVASGTRTRDEGGQGAGVSRQGVQRDLLPIVEGSTVTTKHGMVETDHILFVASGAFHASKPSDLIPELQGRFPIRVELNNLDEDDFYEILTKPKNALVKQYRALFRSEDVTIEFEKEGVSELARIAAEVNADVENIGARRLHTVLTTLLEDLLFDVPEEIPPGSKITIDADRVRDRLSSIASSRDLSQYIL encoded by the coding sequence ATGCCTGACGTCACCCAGCACGTTGAAGACCTTACCCCCCGCCAGATCGTCGACGAGCTCGACAAGTACATCATCGGGCAGGAGGACGCCAAGAAGAACGTGGCGATTGCCCTCCGCAACCGATGGCGCCGCCAGAACGCGCCGAAGGACATGCGGGACGAGATCGTGCCGAACAACATCATCATGATCGGCCCCACCGGCGTGGGCAAGACCGAGATCGCCCGCCGCCTGGCCCGCCTCGCCCGGGCCCCCTTCATCAAGGTGGAGGCCTCCAAGTTTACGGAGGTCGGCTACGTGGGGCGCGACGTGGACAGCATGATCCGCGACCTCACGGACATCGCGGTCAACATGGTGGAGAAGGAGCACAGAGAGGAGGTGCAGGACCGGGCGCGGAAGCTGGCCGAGGAGCGCATCCTGGACATTCTCATTCCCCCCGACGACGACACGCAGTCCCGGGCCGGCGACGGGGCCTCCGACGAGCCGGGGGTGACGGTGAGCGACACGGACGAGGCCGAGTCGGAGGGCGAGCAGACGAGCCTCCGGGCCCGCACCCGCGAGAAGTTTCGGGACAAGCTGGAGCGGGGCGACCTCGACGACCGGGAGATTGAGATTGAGGTCACGTCCGACTCGCAGTCGATGATGCAGATGTTCGGCCCCATGGGCATGGAGGAGATGGGCGTCAACCTGGAGGAGCTCTTCGGCAACCTCGGGGGCGGTCAGAAGCGCAAGACGCGGCGCGTGACCGTGGAAGAGGCCCGCGAGATCCTTACGCAGGAGGAGGCGCAGAAGCTGATCGACATGGATCAGGTGAAGGAGGACGCGCTGGAGCGGGTTCAGCAGGCCGGCATCGTGTTCGTCGATGAGATCGACAAGGTTGCCTCCGGCACCCGCACCCGCGACGAGGGCGGGCAGGGCGCCGGCGTCTCCCGACAGGGCGTGCAGCGGGACCTCCTCCCCATCGTGGAGGGCTCCACCGTCACCACCAAGCACGGCATGGTGGAGACCGACCACATTCTCTTCGTCGCCAGCGGGGCCTTCCACGCCTCCAAGCCCAGCGACCTCATTCCCGAGCTGCAGGGCCGCTTTCCCATCCGGGTGGAGCTCAACAACCTCGACGAGGACGACTTCTACGAGATCCTCACGAAGCCCAAGAATGCGCTCGTCAAGCAGTACCGCGCCCTCTTCCGCTCCGAGGACGTCACGATTGAGTTCGAGAAGGAAGGGGTTAGCGAGCTCGCACGGATCGCCGCCGAGGTGAACGCCGACGTGGAGAACATCGGCGCGCGACGCCTCCACACGGTGCTGACGACGCTCCTGGAGGACCTTCTGTTCGACGTCCCCGAGGAAATCCCGCCCGGCTCCAAGATCACCATCGACGCCGACAGGGTGCGGGATCGCCTGAGCTCGATCGCGTCGAGCCGCGACCTCAGTCAGTACATCCTGTAA
- a CDS encoding NYN domain-containing protein — translation MSYDAPTDGGPPRQAAMFIDYDNLYSILESQSGRDRSTSAYAEEIFEEVRRYLEEGDDTPTIYGRAYGTFDTLLDENDAPVPSALHREGINPIHVPAGMQDNPSEVRLTLDVTQALTRRSDLQTVVIVTGNRPYLPLVRWIREQGCRPLVAAVNPPQTADTPSFAEDSRYLDARNLLSEESREDLLANAPTRGSAYTRAQSPDAPPPQQFQSLDNPAARRAIKITEEHFGQYDEVYLTPLLRKLSDLMGPDEDPKSLVSELEAAGAARLEKRNGYPYNYTVLIVNDEHPDVQDLHETLGHSSSTTDASSGGDAGSTPPDSSPDSGRHDDGEGSADAHDMDGAVPSPTAPASTVTSETGGETSPRTDAEE, via the coding sequence ATGTCCTACGATGCTCCAACCGACGGCGGCCCGCCACGACAGGCCGCCATGTTTATCGACTACGACAATCTTTATTCCATCCTCGAGTCCCAAAGCGGGCGGGACCGATCGACCAGCGCGTACGCGGAAGAGATTTTTGAGGAGGTTCGCCGCTACCTTGAGGAGGGGGACGACACCCCCACCATTTACGGCCGCGCCTACGGGACCTTCGACACGCTGCTCGACGAGAACGACGCGCCGGTCCCCTCCGCCCTGCACCGGGAGGGCATCAACCCGATTCACGTGCCCGCGGGAATGCAGGACAATCCCTCCGAGGTCCGGCTCACGCTCGACGTGACCCAGGCCCTGACGCGCCGCTCGGACCTGCAGACGGTTGTCATTGTCACGGGGAATCGTCCCTATCTTCCGCTCGTCCGCTGGATTCGGGAGCAGGGCTGCCGCCCCCTGGTGGCCGCCGTCAATCCCCCACAGACGGCAGATACGCCCTCGTTCGCCGAGGACAGTCGGTACCTCGACGCCCGCAACCTCCTCAGCGAAGAGTCGCGGGAGGACCTGTTGGCGAACGCCCCCACCCGTGGGTCCGCGTACACCCGCGCCCAGTCGCCCGACGCCCCGCCCCCTCAGCAGTTTCAGTCGCTCGACAACCCCGCGGCACGACGGGCCATCAAAATTACGGAGGAGCACTTCGGGCAGTACGACGAGGTGTACCTGACGCCCCTGCTCCGCAAGCTCTCCGACCTCATGGGCCCGGACGAGGACCCCAAATCGCTCGTGAGCGAACTGGAGGCCGCCGGGGCCGCCCGCCTGGAAAAACGGAACGGCTACCCGTACAACTACACGGTCCTCATCGTTAACGACGAGCACCCCGACGTCCAGGACCTCCACGAGACGCTCGGCCACTCGTCGTCGACCACGGACGCGTCCTCGGGCGGCGACGCCGGCAGCACCCCCCCCGACTCCAGCCCCGATTCGGGCCGCCACGACGACGGAGAGGGGTCCGCCGACGCACACGACATGGACGGAGCCGTCCCGTCGCCGACCGCCCCGGCCTCTACCGTCACGAGCGAAACCGGGGGCGAAACGTCCCCCCGTACGGACGCCGAGGAGTAA
- the hslV gene encoding ATP-dependent protease subunit HslV produces MTADTDSPHATTVLGVRHNGQIALGSDGQATMNETVVKHKAEKVRSLYDGDILAGFAGSTADAFTLFERFEEKLQEYGGNVARAAVELAKEWRTDKYLRRLEALLAVASPGELLLISGAGDVIEPDDDIIAIGSGGSFALAASRALLQNAQGLTARDIVENGLSIAADICIYTNHNRTIRDIEAESD; encoded by the coding sequence ATGACCGCCGACACCGACTCCCCCCACGCCACGACCGTCCTCGGCGTCCGCCACAACGGGCAGATTGCCCTTGGGTCGGACGGCCAGGCCACCATGAACGAGACGGTCGTCAAGCACAAGGCCGAGAAGGTTCGGTCGCTGTACGACGGGGACATTCTGGCCGGATTTGCCGGCTCCACCGCCGACGCCTTTACCCTGTTCGAACGCTTCGAAGAGAAGCTCCAGGAGTACGGCGGCAACGTGGCCCGGGCGGCCGTGGAACTGGCGAAGGAGTGGCGCACCGACAAGTACCTCCGCCGCCTGGAGGCCCTTTTGGCGGTGGCCTCCCCCGGGGAGCTGCTTCTGATTAGCGGGGCGGGCGACGTCATCGAGCCCGACGACGACATCATCGCGATTGGGTCCGGGGGCTCGTTCGCCCTCGCCGCAAGCCGCGCCCTCCTTCAAAACGCGCAGGGGCTTACCGCTCGTGACATCGTCGAAAACGGCCTCTCAATCGCCGCGGACATTTGCATCTACACGAATCATAACCGAACCATCCGCGACATTGAGGCCGAGTCGGACTAG
- the purN gene encoding phosphoribosylglycinamide formyltransferase, which yields MRLAVFASGEGTNFQAILDAVGGDRLPAEVACCISNTTDAGALKRADQHDVPTEVIPPASFESPEAFGQALLDGLAAHDVTFVALAGYMQKIPPNVVDAYRGSMTNIHPALLPAFGGQGMYGMHVHRAVIDYGVHWTGATVHLVDETYDHGPIVLQEPVPVYADDTPAALAGRVREVEHRLYPEALRLFAAGRVHQNGRCIRIDAPAPSRRSPTDSE from the coding sequence ATGCGTCTCGCCGTCTTTGCTTCCGGGGAAGGCACCAACTTCCAGGCCATTCTCGACGCGGTCGGCGGTGACCGCCTCCCGGCCGAGGTGGCGTGTTGCATTAGCAACACCACGGACGCCGGAGCGCTCAAGCGGGCGGATCAGCACGACGTGCCGACGGAGGTGATCCCGCCCGCGTCGTTCGAGAGCCCCGAGGCCTTCGGGCAAGCGCTCCTGGATGGCCTAGCCGCACACGACGTGACCTTCGTCGCGCTCGCAGGCTACATGCAGAAAATTCCGCCGAACGTGGTTGATGCCTACCGGGGCTCCATGACGAACATCCACCCCGCGCTCCTCCCGGCCTTCGGCGGGCAGGGCATGTACGGGATGCACGTCCACCGCGCCGTGATCGACTACGGCGTCCACTGGACCGGGGCCACCGTGCACCTGGTGGACGAGACGTACGACCACGGCCCCATCGTGCTGCAGGAACCAGTCCCCGTCTACGCCGACGACACCCCCGCGGCCCTCGCCGGCCGCGTCCGCGAGGTGGAACACCGCCTCTACCCGGAGGCCCTCCGCCTCTTCGCTGCGGGTCGGGTGCACCAGAACGGCCGCTGCATCCGGATCGACGCCCCCGCCCCCTCCCGTCGCTCCCCCACTGATTCAGAATAA
- the purH gene encoding bifunctional phosphoribosylaminoimidazolecarboxamide formyltransferase/IMP cyclohydrolase: MPSDAPSPVRRALLSVYDKTGIADFARRLRSLDVELISTGGTADTLRDAGIDVTDVADVTGVPEVLSGRVKTLHPALHAGILARRSRKDDMAALDEHDYAPIDLVVGNLYPFSEAVQDPDAAPETVMEYVDIGGPTMLRAAAKNHFDVGVVSAPAQYAAVADELEQNDGHLSAPTRRRLAEAAFAHTAAYDRDIDAHLSRSSGADADGDGDLQPTYDVAVPQAQSLRYGENPHQEGALYGDPSPFYDKLHGRALSYNNLLDTSSALALIDEFRDAGPTCAILKHTNPSGVATADTLEEAWHQAFATDTQSPYGGIVVVNQALDRATAEAIDEIFTEIVIAPEFEPGVLEFLTEQDRRRVVRAKQPARGTDRLDVRSVLGGLLVQTRDPALPPAATARDGWQVPTARAPSDDERADLNFAWRVAKHVKSNAIVYARDQATLGVGAGQMSRIDASELAVFKAEKSELDLTGSVVASDAFFPFADGLEAAANEGARAAIQPGGSIRDDDVIEAADAHDVAMILTGQRHFRH; the protein is encoded by the coding sequence ATGCCCTCCGACGCCCCCTCGCCCGTTCGCCGCGCCCTTCTCTCCGTCTACGACAAGACCGGGATCGCCGACTTCGCACGGCGGCTCCGATCGCTCGACGTAGAACTCATCTCCACCGGCGGAACCGCCGACACGCTCCGCGACGCCGGCATCGACGTCACCGACGTGGCCGACGTGACGGGCGTGCCCGAGGTGCTGTCGGGACGCGTCAAGACCCTCCACCCGGCCCTCCACGCCGGCATCCTCGCCCGCCGCTCGCGCAAGGACGACATGGCGGCACTGGACGAGCACGACTACGCCCCCATCGACCTCGTCGTCGGCAACCTCTACCCCTTCTCCGAAGCGGTCCAGGATCCGGACGCCGCCCCGGAGACGGTCATGGAGTACGTCGACATCGGCGGCCCGACGATGCTGCGCGCCGCCGCCAAGAACCACTTTGACGTCGGCGTGGTCTCGGCCCCCGCCCAGTACGCCGCCGTCGCCGATGAGCTGGAGCAGAACGACGGACACCTCTCCGCCCCCACCCGCCGGCGCCTCGCCGAGGCGGCCTTCGCCCACACGGCCGCCTACGACCGGGACATCGACGCGCACCTGTCCCGCTCCTCCGGGGCCGATGCGGACGGGGACGGCGACCTCCAGCCCACCTACGACGTCGCAGTGCCGCAGGCCCAGTCCCTTCGCTACGGCGAGAACCCGCACCAGGAGGGCGCCCTCTACGGCGATCCCTCCCCGTTCTACGACAAGCTGCACGGCAGGGCCCTCTCCTACAACAACCTGCTCGACACGAGCAGCGCCCTCGCGCTCATCGACGAGTTTCGCGACGCGGGGCCGACCTGTGCGATCCTCAAACACACCAACCCCAGCGGCGTCGCCACCGCCGACACCCTGGAGGAGGCGTGGCACCAGGCCTTTGCCACCGACACCCAGTCCCCCTACGGCGGCATCGTCGTCGTAAACCAGGCCCTCGACCGGGCCACCGCGGAGGCCATCGACGAGATCTTTACCGAGATCGTCATCGCGCCCGAGTTTGAACCCGGCGTGCTCGAGTTCCTCACGGAGCAGGACCGGCGCCGGGTCGTCCGTGCCAAACAACCGGCCCGGGGCACCGACCGGCTGGACGTCCGCTCCGTGCTGGGGGGGCTGCTGGTGCAGACGCGCGACCCGGCGCTGCCCCCCGCCGCCACCGCCCGGGACGGCTGGCAGGTCCCAACCGCCCGCGCCCCCTCCGACGACGAGCGCGCCGACCTCAACTTTGCCTGGCGCGTGGCCAAGCACGTGAAGAGCAACGCGATCGTCTACGCCCGCGATCAGGCCACCCTCGGCGTCGGGGCCGGGCAGATGAGCCGCATCGACGCCTCCGAGCTGGCGGTGTTCAAGGCCGAAAAGTCGGAACTTGACCTCACCGGCTCCGTGGTAGCGTCCGACGCGTTTTTCCCGTTTGCCGACGGTCTAGAAGCCGCCGCCAACGAGGGGGCTCGCGCGGCCATTCAGCCCGGCGGGTCCATCCGCGACGACGACGTCATCGAGGCCGCCGACGCCCACGACGTGGCCATGATCCTCACCGGTCAGCGGCATTTCCGGCACTGA